In the genome of Acanthopagrus latus isolate v.2019 chromosome 4, fAcaLat1.1, whole genome shotgun sequence, the window AGATCTGGTGGTCAGTGATGCGTTCACCATCTCCTGTAACACAGGAAGTTTAACCTTTCCGTACAGTCCGTGGTCTCCATTTGGCCGGTGTCATTCTTGGATAGCGCTCCGCAGTGATCCTTCGTGGCGGGGCAGGTGGGCAGATCAGAGTACAGCTGATCAGCTACGTTCACCCACAACCATTTACCGGCCAGGAACCGGAGACCTGTCCACACCTGagggaaggaaaacaacacatgaactGTGTCTGTGCAGGCATCATGAAATCAGGAACACAAAACAGCAAGAGCACCATTTTTAAAGGAGATGTCTATAAAAGTGTTAATGGGACAAGAAGGGTCAATTATAACTCTtctaatattaatatttcaacCATTAGGGTTtaatatttgttcattttaagagcctttgtgcttttttttatgcacacgATGTAATCTCAGTGTGAGCAGAGACTTTAGAGAGAGGGACAGTCTGACAAGAGCATCTACGATGTTTAACTTTGGGGTTTTGGTGACCGTTCGATGAGACAACGTCAACAAAAACTCAACGCAACTGTCGGATCGATAGTACATTGATGAGTTGGTCGGTGGATGGCTTGTTTGATGTTCCGCATTCCAGTTTTTTACATGTGTGATTAAACGTAAACGCCCACCTTCTCAGTGACGGCCCTCTGCATGACCGTGGTCATCACATACATGTGGTCGACTTCGGGCTGGATGCTGAGCAGCTCGTAGCGAGGGTTCGATGGGTCGAGGCCTCGGCAGTGTTCCAGCGCCTCCTCCCAGGTCTTGTTCTCCTTCACCAGGACCAGATTGTCCCTCAAGCAGACGAAGGGAAACAGGGCGGAGCAGTCTTGGGTGGCCATCTTTTTTTGATGAGAGAGGATGGAGACACAGTCGCCGTTGTTCCTTGGCTCGCCTGATGCCCAGTCTAAGAACGTGGACACCCCTGTGCTCCACTTAAACGTTCCCCCTGCAGAACAGACGTTAgaactgaagtcacacagacTTAAACTgtactgatggaaaaaaaaaagataaataataacAACCTGACGATGCAAGTTTGTCTTTCTTTACCATCTCTGTACAGTCCAGTCCAGACTGGATAGTCCCAATCCAAGACAGCCTTATCCATTTGGTAATCCAGTTTGATAGTTGCCAGATCGTCAAAATTATTACTGCAGTACTCCCGAGCTTCAGACCACGTCTTCAACTGTGGTACAAACGTGTATTCAGGACCACTGCTTTTCATCTTATGGCAGATGAAGAAGTTACGTCCGTCGCAATTGGAGCCATAAAACCTTTCAAGAGAATTATAAACAACAGAATTATAAAGAGGACTGGGTGCTTCTGAACACACCACACAGTACtgttaatgacattttaaaattctttttcGACTATTTATGACAGTTAACTGAGCCGCTGACTACTTTACAAATCAAATCACGCTTTAGATTATTTCATTCTGTCTGTAGAGAGAGCTCAGTGCACTGCAGCttgagaaaacacaagcagattaagaaacacaatcacatttcacagaaataaaGTGAACCTCATTGTTTTAAACAAGAAAGTTGTCAGAAAGGTTTTCAGGACCGTTAAGATTCAGTGCACTGAGCTCCAAGCTCTTGGCAGCCATCGGTTTCGTACATTATGTATCAACTTGTAAAGACTTAAATTTGGGTCTCCATTACCACCAGACAATAACGGCAGATAAAGATGTTGATGGAGAGGTTTCTTGGTACAATATACCAACATATGAAACATCAGAGCATCCTTAGGAAAAAATACTGCACAGTTATATTaagtgcacatgtacatgcaagaacacacacaagaacagcCTCCCAttactttttctgtctgttattGACGACAGCACAGTCATCGTTGCCTGGCTGGTTGTCTGCCCAGCGCCAGAAGTAGTTCAACTGTCCGTTACTCCAGTACCAGAGGGTGGAGTCGTTGCCATACTGCCTGTGCAGGCCGATCCATGCTTTATGTTCCTCTATGTTCATGTAGCCTGTGTTGTCCTGCGTATAGATGGTGGCCAGGTCAACGAAGTGACTGGAGCCAtttggacaaagaaaaaaacaaaacaaatcagtttcatttattttcagtgattaaaaacaaacgGCAgaggagtatttttttttttctcgccacCCTTTTGCACAAAGTCAGCGCAGTTGACAGGATATGACGTCAGCAGTTAccgtttctgcaaaccacagacacgtcCGGGTTGACATTTGGACAAAACGTCccacatcatgttcacattttatGTTAATTCATGTACgttttcacatcaggaggtggagacccgggaacatttccagctgtggtGTTTCTCTTAAGAAATCTGGAGACATTTCTAGTTAggaccccccaaaaaaaccctgtttttcAAGCCAATCTATGATGTTTTCTAACCTGAACCAAGTAGTTTTCACACATGCGCAAAATATCAGCGGCAAGACATTTGTCTCAGACACTTCAGGTctgcagaggatgaatcctgctGACCTCGCTGCCTCAGTGATAATAAATCAACAACTATTACATGGACATTCATGTTTCTCTCAGGACACCTCAAGTGATGTCTTAACTTTTATCTATTGAGTAAAAACTTCACCTTTTtccaatatgttgtttttttgagcaCATAAAATACGAGACCCAACACCTTCGAGGAGTTGCTGATGATAATGTGAATAAGACGCCCACCTCCGGCAGAAACTCTGAGCGTTCTTCCAGGTGTAGGGAGGTGAGTAGTAGTTGAAACCGATCCACAGCACTGATCCCAGTCCAGACGCACcactggtgaggaggaggaggaggaggaagagtccTGACGAGCCGCtctccatcatcatcgtcatcatcatcagaattCTGTTGTACAGggaataaaatattgaattatATTGATTGCTCCTGTCGTTTAGTTTCTCAGCAGATTAGAGATTAAAGACCACTTTGTGAATATAATATTGTGAAGCCAGATATGACAGTCATCTTGTTTACAGATGATTTTTGGCTCAttgcttattaaaaaaaaaaaagaccataaAAACACTAATAGACACTATTAAAAACTGTCTGCGTGGTCGTCCCGGCATCCTTACCTGTCCTGAGACGTCTCtcctgctgtgatgtgatgtgagaaGTGCTCAGGTCCACATATCAGAACAATCATTTGACTGGCAGACACACTTAAATCAACTATCTGCCGTCTGTCACTGCAGCTCCAGAAACACTTTGACTGTTGGCAAATTAACTGAGATTTACCTGCTGActtgaaaaaatacagatatcGTTTGTCCGAGAGACGC includes:
- the LOC119018007 gene encoding C-type mannose receptor 2-like → MMMTMMMESGSSGLFLLLLLLTSGASGLGSVLWIGFNYYSPPYTWKNAQSFCRSHFVDLATIYTQDNTGYMNIEEHKAWIGLHRQYGNDSTLWYWSNGQLNYFWRWADNQPGNDDCAVVNNRQKKFYGSNCDGRNFFICHKMKSSGPEYTFVPQLKTWSEAREYCSNNFDDLATIKLDYQMDKAVLDWDYPVWTGLYRDGGTFKWSTGVSTFLDWASGEPRNNGDCVSILSHQKKMATQDCSALFPFVCLRDNLVLVKENKTWEEALEHCRGLDPSNPRYELLSIQPEVDHMYVMTTVMQRAVTEKVWTGLRFLAGKWLWVNVADQLYSDLPTCPATKDHCGALSKNDTGQMETTDCTERLNFLCYRRW